The genomic DNA TGCTGCCATGTGCATCAGATAGCGATAGATTTTGCGGACGGCCCGATGGCGGGCATGAAATGTTGCCGGGACCTCGACGGCGGCACGCACCCGGACGTCACGCGGGAGATGTTGGTTCAGTCCAAGCGCAAAGGCCACGGCCGGAATGGCCGTGCGGGTCTGAAAGTGCGCGACTTGTCCCACGGCATGCACACCAGCGTCAGTCCGCGATGCCCCGACGAGCGCAGTCACTTCGCGGGTCATCTGTTGCACTGCGGCCTGCACCACTCCTTGTACGGAACGCTGCCGCGGCTGTTGCTGCCACCCACAGAAGTCACGGCCGTCGTATTCGAGCAGAAGGGCAATGGAACGCAGCATACGTGCGCTAAAACTGCACATGCACCCCGGCCGTCGTGGCCCAACCGGAAAGATCGAGCCCACCGCCGCCAAAATTGTTGACCCACTGGTAGCGACCGTCGACCACGAAAAAGACGTCGTTCCAGCCGTATTCCCCCGGGGCCATTTCACCCAACAACGGACTCAGTGACACCATCAGCCCGCCGCCACCGTGCATCCCCCATTTGAGCCCTTGAATCGTCGTCTCGGCATCGTGCTCACGGAAATAAATCATATCGAAGCCCGCCTTCACGAAAGGGATCAACGGTTGCGTTTCGCGATAATGCACCCGAAACGTTCCATCGAGTGCAACGGGCACGAGCATCAGATTGAACGCGTCCTGCGCCTCGGTCCCGCTGTTGATCCCGCGCATCGCCCCACTACCGTACAAAAACCCGAGATTGAGATCGACGCCATAGCGAGAAGCAAAGAGCGGCCCGCCGGCAATGCCGCCGGTCACGTTACAACACCCGCCGAAGAAACTTTCCATTGTCCCACCGGTCGGTTGAAAAACTCCACCGCGGAATTCCATGGTCCAGTGTTTGGGGTTGTACGGAAGGGCGACAGCAGAGATGGGATATGCAAAAGTCAAAATGCAAAGTGCAAAATGTAATATACACGACATGCGTCCGACATTTTGTATTTTGCATTTTGATATTTTCATTTTGCATTGCCCTGCAAAAGCAGCGAACACCCCGCCTCGCCCGCCAACCCTGCCGGCCCATACGTCGCTTCGGGCGACGCCGTGGCCGCAGCGCCTGTCGACAGGACCGCAGTGCGCGTGGCACTGATGTTCCCGGTATTATCGACCGCTTCCGCCGCCAAATAATACGTGGAGCCATTGGTGAGTCCCGCGACGGTCACTGTCGGCGTACTCCCGACCGCTGACTGCGCGGTGCTCCCGGCAATCTCCGCTTTCGTCAACACCACCGTAGGATCCGTATCCGCATAGACGCGATAGCTCGCGATATCGCTTTGGCTCAGCCGCTCCAAGTTCACATAGAGTTTCTCGTTGCCGAATCCTACGCTGGTTATTGCAACGGTCGGCGGCGGCGTATCGACCGTCACGACCGTCGCGCGCCGCCCTTCGTTGCCTGCGCTGTCCGTGACAAACACGTACACCCGATTACTCCCTTCACTCCACAGGCTCGCATTGCTGCTGTACGGAATCGTCAGACTCACGGCCGTATCGGCGGCAATCGACCCCGACGCATTGCCGCTACTATCCACCAACGCGCTCCCTTTGGTGCGCGTGTCCCCGCCGATCCGCAGATCATACGTGCCGGCCTCGTCGGTTTGCACACTCAACGTGACCGATCCACTGGTGCTGAGTGTGCTGCCACTGTCGTAGGTCACGCTGTTGATCGTCACAAAGGGATTATCGGTGACAACAGCAATCTTGCCATACGAGAGATAGAGATAGCCGTCGTCGCTGGCGATCGCGGGACCGGTGCCGCTGACGCTGAGCGGCTCGCCCAACGTCGAGGTGCTCCCGAGATCGAAGACCTCGCCGGTATCGGCATTAAACATCGACAATCCGTTACTCCCAACAACAAAGCCATACGTCGCGGAAGGATTGGTGACGTCGGCCACGACGAGTTGGTCGAGATCGCTGTTGGCGCTCAAGTCGATGGTCGAGAGCAACGTATTCGTGGTCGTACTCACGCGCTGCACACTCTTTAACGAACTATTCACGACATAGATCGATCCGCTGTTCGGATGCGCCGCCAACCCCTTCAAATTCTGTTGTAACGTCGCATCCAGCGTGATCGGACTGGCGACCGTCCCCGACGCACTCAGCACAAACAGGCGACCATTCGTAGTAGAGCAATAGAGCGCGCCGGTACTCCCGCTGACATTGCGAACGAACGTCATCGCGTTCACAGTGAACGTCGTCCCTGTCGTCGCCGTCAGCGGAATGCTCAACGGCGTCTGCGTGCTCGGATTGTACCGCAACAACGCACGATCGGTCTCGTTCAGGATGTAGAGTTGCGCGCCGTCCGGATCGTATTCCGCCAACGTGAGCGTCTTCCCCGACGCGATTGTCTGCTGCGTCGGCTTACTGGAGGGATCGCTCTGCTCATAGACCAACAACTTGCCCCCCTCTTGCGTGGCATACAGGAGGCCGTTCACGGTATCGACCGCTACGCCCTTGATCGCGCCGGAGAGGCTAGTATCGCTACTGATGTCGTACGGTGTCGTGCTAGTGAGCGCGAAGGTCGCTAAATCGATGATGCGCAACGTCTGGCCGGAGCTCAAATACAACAGTTGTTCGTCGTTATCGAGCCGATACCCAGTCGCCGTCTGCAGACCTAAATCGAGCGGCGGTTGACTTAAGCCCGACGGTCGACGTTCAGTGGAAGGATACGCGTGCACAGCCGCACTCCACCCGACGGCACACAACGTCACGATGATCGCCTGTCTGCACCATGTTGTCATGCTGAGCGAAGCGAAGCATCTTCTTGGATCACCACTGGATCCTTCGCTTCGCTCAGGATGACGACTTAGTTCGCCCAATACCGATTCACGACGATCTCTGCAATCTCCACGGCATTCAACGCCGCCCCTTTGCGGAGATTATCGGCCACAACCCAGAGCGCCAAACCATTCGGCAATCCGACGTCTTCGCGAATCCGTCCGACAAAGACCGCATCCTGACCGGCGGCAGTGCGCGCCAACGGATAGGCAAGTTGCGACGGGTCATCGACCACGACAATGCCGGGGGCTTGACGCAGCAGCTCGCGCGCGGCAGCGGCCGTGATCGGCCGCGTGGTCGAACAATGCACGGCCTCCGAGTGCCCGACAAAGACCGGCACGCGCACTGCAGTGGCCGTCACCGGGAGTTGTGGCAACGACAAAATTTTGCGCGTCTCTTCGATCACCTTCCACTCTTCTTTGGTGTACCCATTGTCTAAAAACTGATCGATATGCGGGAGACAATTAAACGCGATCGGATGTGGGAAGGCCGTCGGCGCCGTTTCCTCTCCGCTCAACAATGCACGCGTCTCGGTCTCCAGCGTTTCCATCGCCGCGCGTCCGGCACCCGAGACCGATTGATAGGTCGCCACAATCACACGCTCCAACCCCACGGCTTGTTGCAGCGGATGTAACGCCACGCACAGTTGAATCGTGGAACAATTCGGATTGGCGATGATCCCGCGTCGCCGCCAGTCAGCGCACGCCGCCGCATTCACTTCCGGCACCACGAGCGCCACGTCCGGCTCCATCCGAAACGCGGCGCTGTTGTCTACGACCAACGCGCCGGCCTTGGCCGCAATCCCGCAAAATTCGCGACTCACGTCGGTCCCTGCGGAAAAGAGGGCTACGTCCACTCCGCGAAAACTCTCTACGTTGAGTACCGCGACCGGCACTTCGGCGTCACGAAATGTCACGGCGTCACCGAACGACCGCTCCGAGGCCAGCGGGCGCAACTGCGCAACCGGAAAGTCGCGCTGTTCCAATACGCGAATCATTTCTTCGCCGACCGCGCCCGTCGCCCCGACCACCGCCACGGTGAAACCATTGGTCGTCATATGTTAACCTTTCCGAAAGAGTGCCTCTAATTGGTCGCGGCTCTCGGCCGCCTTGGCGTGTTGCGGATCCGCGGTACCGCTGCCGCCGCGAAATTCGAAATAGTCGCAAAAGTTCGACTTCTCTTTGTCGCTGACGAGTTCCGCTTGCGGCTCGTGGCATTGATGGTGAGCTCGCGGATCGTAGAATCGGCACTGCCGACAGCAATGGATATAGCCGCCGCAATGGGCACACACTTCACTCCGCCCCGGCTGAACCTGCTCCGGCAACGGCACCATCCCCCCACAAAACAGGCACGCGCCCGATTTCATGAATGCTGATCCCCACGCGGCAGGATATGGACTTTTTCCCGCAACACTTGCTGCGCCTCACGCACCGCAGTGCGCTGCTTGCGCAACTTCGCGACGACGGCTTTGCTATGTTTCCGGGTCACGAGTTCTTCCACTAATCCGCTCGCCAGATAGACGACGGCAATACCGAACAGCGTCGAGACCGGTTCGAGGGCCACCAACACAAAGACGCCGATCACGAGCAACAACGAGAAAAACGAGCGACGCGAACGCAAGTTGAGCTGTTTGAAACTCCGGTAGGGCAACGTCGAAATCATCAGCGCGGAGAGCAAGACCGTCAGGCCTACGACCCACCACTGTCGCAACGGAAATACCGGACCGAATTGTTGCGTGTAAAAGAGAATGGTGCAGGCGATCATCCCGGCGGCGGCCGGGATCGGGAGACCTTGAAAAAACCGTTTCTCCACGGTGTGCAGTTGGACGTTGTAACGCGCCAAGCGCAGCGTTCCGCAGGCCAAATACAGGAAGGTCGCCAACCAACCGATCCGATCGAAACTGGCCATCGACCAACTGTAGAGCATCACCGCCGGCGCGACGCCGAAGGCGACCAGGTCCGCCAGCGAATCAAATTCCACACCGAACCGGGATTCGGCCCGCGCCAACCGCGCCAACCGACCGTCCATCGAATCGCACAACCCGGCCACGATCACGCACCAACTCGCACCGCTGAAATCGTGGTGCAACGTCTTCACGATGGCCAAATACGCGAGCAGTAAGTTCGCCAGCGTGAAGAGGCTCGGGATCAGATAAATCCCCCGCTTGATCCCTTCGCGCCGCACTTCGCCGCTCGGATTCCCCAATTCGTCACTCATTTTCCCTCCACCGCAAATCGCGCCATCACACTCGCACCGCCCTGCACCCGATCCCCGACCTGCACGGTAATCGCGCAATCGAGCGGGAGATAGAGATCGACCCGCGAGCCGAATCGAATCAAGCCGCAGCGCATGCCGCGCGCCACCTGCTCCCCTTCTCGCAGATAACAAACAATCCGCCGCGCCACGAGGCCGGCGATCTGCACCATGACAACCTCGTGCTGTCGATCGGCATTGCACACCCAAATCGCGTTCCGCTCGTTATCCGTGGAGGCCTTCGGCGCGTATGCCACCAGAAACCTTCCCGGCGTATATTTGACACCGCCGATCACGCCATCAATCGGCGTGCGATTGATATGGACATCCGCCACCGAGAGAAAAATGCTGATCCGCTGCATTGCGCCACGACCAAAATACGGTTCCTCGACTGACTCGATCGCAATAACTTTTCCATCGGCCGGCGCGACCACCGCACCCGGCGTAGTCGGAATCTTGCGGGACGGATTGCGAAAGAACAGCGCGCACGCCACCGCCCATATGCCACCACTCCACAGCAGCCACGGGATCTGCAGCCACCATCCGGCGGCCAAGAGCGGCAGCCCCAGCCCGATGAACGGCCACCCCTCTTGAGTCACGATACAATGCCGCGGCACGCGCGGCATATTGCGTCCACTCATGGATCGTCCTTCGCGTGCGGAAGACGGCAGCACGCGGGCAGCGCGCGACACTTAGGCTGCCGTGTTGCGGTATTGGTTCAGGATCTGTTCGATCTGGTCACGACCGGCCAACTTCAACTTCTTCAGCCGATTCCGTTCCAATTGTTCTGTCGCCGTCAAAAATGGCTTACTCTCCAACTTTGAGAGCTGGCGCTCGAAATTGCAGTGCTCTTTCCACAACGTGGCGAGCGCTGGGTTATTTTGCTCGTACCGAGCGATCAAATCGAGATCGCTTTGTTCCATACCTCACCTCCTATTAAGTTCCGCCGGACGGCTTCCCCCGGCCTCACCGCTCATGGAAGGGATCATAGTAGAGGATGCTGAGGTGTCAAGGGGATGCCGGGACATGATGATGATAGCCGGGATTTCACCCCGCGCGCAACTGCCATTCCGGCATCCGGCCACAGCGCCCTTCGACCGCCGCTTTGATTCGCTGCTCCGCCACGAGCTGCTCGGCGAGCCCCAAGTCCGGGGCCATTGGTCGATCTTCGCGCAACATCGGCACTGCGGCCCGGACCGCCCGATAGGCCGCGGCGGCCCCTTTGCCGGGGGCATCGCGGCGTGGGTGCAAGTCGATGGCCTGGCATGCGGCCAGCAGTTCAATCCCCACGACTTGTCGCGCCAACGCCACCACGTCCCGCGCCTTTCGCGCCGCCCACATCCCCATGCTGACGTGATCTTCCTGCCCGCCCCACGTCGGGATCGTGTCCACGCTCGCGGGATGTGCCAAGGTCTTGCATTCGGAAACGAGTGCAGCCGCCGTCGTATGCGCCACCATAAATCCGGAATGCAGCCCGGGGGTCGGTGTGAGTCCCATCACTGCCAGCTCCGCCGCCTTCGGATTAATTAATTGCTCGATTCGCCGTTCGCTGATCGACGCCAGCGTGGTGAGCGCGATCGCTAACGCGTCCATCGCGAAGGCCAACGGCGCCCCATGAAAATTGCCGCCGGACAGAATCGCGTCGTCGTCCGGAAAGATAATCGGATTGTCAGTCACGCTGTCGAGTTCGCAATGAACCGTCGCGGCGCCGACACGGATCGCCTCACGCGCCACACCATGCACGGCCGGGATGCACCGCAACGCGTACGGATCCTGCACGCGCCCGCAATCGCGATGCGAGGCAACGATGGCACTCTGCGCCAACAGTTTCCGCAACATGGCGGCCGTGGCAACGGCTCCCGGATGTGGTCGCACCCCATGCAGCCGCGCGTCGAACGGCGTCACGGAGCCGAGCAACCCTTCAATCGTCAAGGCTCCGGCAATATCGGCGTGACACAGCACGACCCAGGCCTCCGTCACCACGGCGACCGCCACGGCCAACATCGCTTCCGTCCCGTTCAACAATGCCAAGCCTTCTTTGGCCTGCAACGTCACACACGGCAGCCGCAATCGCTTGGCGGCGCGCGATGCCGCCATGATTCGACCGCCACTCCGCACGAATCCTTCGCCGAGCAGCGCCAACGCCAAATGCGCTAACGGCGCCAGATCGCCGCTGGCCCCGACCGAACCTTGCGCCGGCACGATCGGCAGACAATCGGCGTTCAACCAGGCGGCTAAGGCCTCCGCCAACTCGACCCGCACGCCGGAATGTCCACGCGCCAAGTGATGGAGTTTGAGCAGCAGCATCAGCCGTACGATACCGTCAGGCAACGCGGCGCCGACACCGGCCGC from Deltaproteobacteria bacterium includes the following:
- a CDS encoding aspartate-semialdehyde dehydrogenase, translating into MTTNGFTVAVVGATGAVGEEMIRVLEQRDFPVAQLRPLASERSFGDAVTFRDAEVPVAVLNVESFRGVDVALFSAGTDVSREFCGIAAKAGALVVDNSAAFRMEPDVALVVPEVNAAACADWRRRGIIANPNCSTIQLCVALHPLQQAVGLERVIVATYQSVSGAGRAAMETLETETRALLSGEETAPTAFPHPIAFNCLPHIDQFLDNGYTKEEWKVIEETRKILSLPQLPVTATAVRVPVFVGHSEAVHCSTTRPITAAAARELLRQAPGIVVVDDPSQLAYPLARTAAGQDAVFVGRIREDVGLPNGLALWVVADNLRKGAALNAVEIAEIVVNRYWAN
- the pssA gene encoding CDP-diacylglycerol--serine O-phosphatidyltransferase codes for the protein MSDELGNPSGEVRREGIKRGIYLIPSLFTLANLLLAYLAIVKTLHHDFSGASWCVIVAGLCDSMDGRLARLARAESRFGVEFDSLADLVAFGVAPAVMLYSWSMASFDRIGWLATFLYLACGTLRLARYNVQLHTVEKRFFQGLPIPAAAGMIACTILFYTQQFGPVFPLRQWWVVGLTVLLSALMISTLPYRSFKQLNLRSRRSFFSLLLVIGVFVLVALEPVSTLFGIAVVYLASGLVEELVTRKHSKAVVAKLRKQRTAVREAQQVLREKVHILPRGDQHS
- a CDS encoding phosphatidylserine decarboxylase family protein; translated protein: MPRVPRHCIVTQEGWPFIGLGLPLLAAGWWLQIPWLLWSGGIWAVACALFFRNPSRKIPTTPGAVVAPADGKVIAIESVEEPYFGRGAMQRISIFLSVADVHINRTPIDGVIGGVKYTPGRFLVAYAPKASTDNERNAIWVCNADRQHEVVMVQIAGLVARRIVCYLREGEQVARGMRCGLIRFGSRVDLYLPLDCAITVQVGDRVQGGASVMARFAVEGK
- a CDS encoding YdcH family protein is translated as MEQSDLDLIARYEQNNPALATLWKEHCNFERQLSKLESKPFLTATEQLERNRLKKLKLAGRDQIEQILNQYRNTAA
- the hutH gene encoding histidine ammonia-lyase: MPILVLDGERLPWEDAARALSEPIHVRLAPAARRRLAKARAVVERHERDERPIYGINTGFGIFARTKIAPEKLRELQRNLVVSHAAGVGAALPDGIVRLMLLLKLHHLARGHSGVRVELAEALAAWLNADCLPIVPAQGSVGASGDLAPLAHLALALLGEGFVRSGGRIMAASRAAKRLRLPCVTLQAKEGLALLNGTEAMLAVAVAVVTEAWVVLCHADIAGALTIEGLLGSVTPFDARLHGVRPHPGAVATAAMLRKLLAQSAIVASHRDCGRVQDPYALRCIPAVHGVAREAIRVGAATVHCELDSVTDNPIIFPDDDAILSGGNFHGAPLAFAMDALAIALTTLASISERRIEQLINPKAAELAVMGLTPTPGLHSGFMVAHTTAAALVSECKTLAHPASVDTIPTWGGQEDHVSMGMWAARKARDVVALARQVVGIELLAACQAIDLHPRRDAPGKGAAAAYRAVRAAVPMLREDRPMAPDLGLAEQLVAEQRIKAAVEGRCGRMPEWQLRAG